The proteins below come from a single Fastidiosipila sanguinis genomic window:
- a CDS encoding alpha-galactosidase: MGQNIIVNKEQMTFTLNTNNSSYQMKVDKYKRLLHTWYGGKISGADYSYLIEVLGRGFSGNPGDVSKEGDRDYTLDLLPQEFPQHGTGDYRINALDLVWENGARGTDFVYKDHKIIGGQPELQGLPHFWTSADNKEAVETLVVVLEDLYSDLELELYYSIFPEYDLIVRSSKITNLGNEEVVLKNIASGALDFINKDFELINFPGRHLKERNASKVELGENIFQIRSTRGTSSHQQNPSLFLQEQGACEDKGEVYGLSLVYSGGFNISCEKDQLGQIRVVAGLDDSNFSWILKNGESFQTPELAMCYSPEGRGELSRNLHRAVNNNLIRSSWSDKRRPVLINNWEATYFDFDKDKIIEIANKAKELNFDLLVLDDGWFGKRDLDISGLGDWIPNETKIGGTLEDLIKDVNELGLDFGIWMEPEMVNEDSDLYRAHPDWALAIPGREPNRSRVQLVLDFSRKDVQDFAISAIDNVLQTGNITYLKWDMNRSLFDLYSHSLPAEKQGELSHRYVLGVYRVLQHLLDNYPDLLIEGCSGGGGRFDLGMLYYTPQIWTSDNTDALDRTRIQHGTSFVYPLSSISAHVSAVPNHQNHRVTPISTRAFTALQGAFGYEMDLSTLSESEQEFTKKFIDFYNKHWETVQKGDYYRLVDPYENTYVTAWENVATDKAEAILTVVYKDLAAAGLAECIKWKGLCKDSDYKLTLYKGSEEFDCGVYSGLDLMVAGILVERGRQNYDSVCYIAEKV; the protein is encoded by the coding sequence ATGGGCCAAAATATTATTGTAAACAAGGAACAGATGACGTTTACACTCAATACAAATAACAGTAGTTATCAGATGAAAGTCGATAAGTACAAGAGACTTTTGCATACTTGGTATGGGGGAAAAATTTCTGGTGCAGATTACTCATATTTGATTGAGGTTCTAGGAAGGGGCTTTTCAGGAAATCCGGGAGATGTTTCAAAAGAGGGCGATAGAGATTACACTTTGGATTTGCTGCCACAAGAATTCCCACAACATGGTACAGGCGATTATAGAATTAATGCTTTAGATCTTGTTTGGGAAAATGGTGCGAGAGGTACTGACTTTGTCTACAAGGATCATAAAATAATTGGAGGACAACCTGAATTGCAAGGTTTGCCACATTTCTGGACATCAGCAGATAACAAAGAAGCTGTTGAGACTCTCGTAGTCGTATTAGAAGATTTATATAGTGATTTAGAATTGGAACTATATTATTCAATTTTCCCAGAGTATGATTTGATCGTAAGATCATCAAAGATAACAAACTTAGGAAATGAAGAAGTAGTATTAAAGAATATTGCTTCTGGAGCTCTAGACTTTATTAACAAAGATTTTGAACTGATTAATTTCCCTGGAAGACATTTAAAAGAAAGAAATGCATCTAAGGTAGAGTTAGGTGAGAATATTTTCCAAATAAGAAGTACAAGGGGAACATCAAGTCACCAACAAAACCCAAGCCTATTTTTACAAGAACAGGGAGCCTGTGAAGACAAGGGTGAAGTATATGGTTTGAGCTTAGTGTATAGCGGAGGCTTCAATATATCTTGTGAAAAAGACCAATTAGGACAAATAAGAGTTGTTGCAGGTTTAGATGATAGCAACTTTAGCTGGATACTAAAAAATGGTGAGAGTTTCCAAACACCAGAATTAGCAATGTGCTACAGTCCTGAAGGTAGAGGTGAATTATCTAGAAATCTTCATAGAGCGGTTAATAATAATTTAATTAGAAGCTCATGGTCCGATAAGCGTAGACCTGTACTAATCAATAACTGGGAAGCGACTTATTTCGATTTTGATAAAGATAAGATTATAGAAATAGCAAATAAAGCTAAAGAATTGAACTTTGACTTACTCGTTTTAGATGATGGTTGGTTTGGTAAACGTGATTTAGATATATCTGGTTTAGGTGACTGGATTCCAAACGAAACCAAAATTGGTGGTACTTTAGAAGATTTGATAAAAGATGTTAATGAACTTGGTTTGGACTTCGGAATCTGGATGGAACCTGAGATGGTCAACGAGGATAGTGACCTGTACAGAGCGCATCCTGATTGGGCGCTTGCAATTCCAGGAAGAGAACCAAATAGATCTAGGGTGCAATTGGTTTTAGACTTTAGCAGAAAAGATGTTCAAGACTTCGCAATTTCAGCAATTGATAATGTCTTGCAAACAGGAAATATTACTTACTTGAAATGGGATATGAATAGATCACTATTCGATCTATATAGTCATAGTTTACCAGCTGAAAAGCAAGGCGAATTATCACATAGATATGTACTTGGTGTATATCGTGTCCTACAACATCTTTTAGACAATTATCCTGACTTATTGATAGAAGGATGTAGTGGTGGAGGAGGCCGTTTCGACTTGGGAATGCTTTACTATACTCCTCAAATTTGGACAAGTGATAATACAGATGCGTTGGATAGAACTAGAATTCAGCATGGTACCTCATTTGTGTATCCTCTCTCAAGTATCTCAGCACACGTATCAGCAGTTCCAAATCATCAGAACCATCGTGTGACACCAATTAGTACGAGAGCTTTTACAGCTCTGCAAGGGGCATTCGGTTATGAGATGGATCTTTCTACATTGTCAGAATCTGAGCAAGAGTTTACTAAGAAATTTATAGATTTCTATAATAAACACTGGGAGACCGTCCAAAAAGGTGACTACTACAGACTTGTTGATCCGTATGAAAATACCTACGTAACAGCTTGGGAAAATGTTGCAACAGATAAAGCAGAAGCTATTTTAACGGTTGTATATAAAGATTTAGCTGCAGCAGGCTTGGCTGAATGCATTAAATGGAAAGGTTTATGCAAGGACAGTGATTATAAGCTAACACTATACAAAGGTTCTGAAGAATTTGATTGTGGCGTGTATAGCGGACTCGACTTAATGGTTGCAGGAATATTGGTCGAGAGAGGCAGACAAAACTACGATTCTGTATGCTATATTGCGGAGAAAGTATAG
- a CDS encoding GlsB/YeaQ/YmgE family stress response membrane protein — translation MLINILAWIIVGGVAGWLASLVMNRDGGYGLVGNVVIGIIGSFIGGYVLRFFGQSDPNAFSILGILTAALGAVILLVILGLIRKLIK, via the coding sequence ATGTTAATTAATATTTTGGCATGGATTATAGTTGGTGGTGTAGCAGGATGGCTAGCAAGTTTAGTCATGAATAGAGATGGCGGTTATGGTCTAGTAGGTAACGTAGTAATCGGTATTATTGGTAGTTTCATCGGTGGTTATGTACTAAGATTCTTCGGACAAAGTGACCCTAACGCATTTAGTATTCTAGGTATTTTAACTGCTGCCCTAGGTGCAGTTATTCTGCTAGTAATTTTAGGATTGATACGAAAATTGATTAAATAA
- a CDS encoding uracil-DNA glycosylase, whose protein sequence is MSWHEFAEIECNKPYFKNIITQVENERSKHEVYPLSGDVFRAFELVEPENVKVVILGQDPYPGFEIHNGQEIPYAMGLSFSVHPQLNLPKSLINIFQELKDDLGIDKANGDLSEWCRQGVFLLNTFLTVRKGQPLSHNYIAWDEFTHNVLSYLLEKNPNIIFVLWGKKAENSVNDLPIKYMIVSSHPSPLSAYRGFLGSRPFSRINRMLEDLGESRINW, encoded by the coding sequence ATGTCTTGGCATGAGTTTGCAGAAATAGAATGCAATAAACCTTATTTTAAAAATATTATTACGCAAGTGGAAAATGAGCGATCAAAGCACGAAGTATATCCATTATCTGGGGATGTGTTTCGTGCTTTTGAGCTGGTTGAACCTGAAAATGTCAAAGTAGTAATTCTAGGGCAAGACCCATATCCAGGTTTTGAAATCCACAATGGACAAGAAATACCCTATGCAATGGGTTTAAGTTTTAGTGTGCATCCACAATTAAATTTGCCCAAGAGTTTGATTAATATTTTCCAAGAACTAAAAGATGATCTAGGAATAGATAAGGCAAATGGAGATTTAAGTGAGTGGTGTAGACAAGGCGTGTTCTTGTTGAATACTTTTCTAACAGTTAGAAAAGGGCAACCCTTAAGTCATAACTATATTGCCTGGGATGAGTTTACGCATAATGTTTTAAGCTATTTATTGGAGAAAAATCCAAATATAATTTTTGTATTATGGGGGAAAAAGGCAGAAAATTCAGTGAACGACTTGCCTATTAAATACATGATAGTCTCGAGTCACCCATCGCCGCTATCGGCATATAGAGGGTTCTTGGGCTCTAGACCTTTTAGCAGAATAAATAGAATGCTTGAGGACTTAGGCGAATCTAGAATTAATTGGTAA
- a CDS encoding GerMN domain-containing protein, with protein MRKNIFNKSGRKKLKQLTLIAMVIALAVTPLAACKHTDEDTNKTTSNTTSMQEDSDTSTTTSESTEKTTEATTTQAEPQEEMKVNLYYIKEATVNGGQGVQDNQADGEKSYYLVRETHTIPKTEAVAKAALEELLKNDAQTEGAFVSFREDQKILGVDIENGVATVNLSPEYLLQEQSGNAETYSILAMVNTLTEFPSIEEVKFLVDGEEAQVGGLAGIKVPEKLVRNLSLVLEPEIWINTPEDGAVLSGNKIRVEGSAMVFEKTLHYKLEDKDGNVLVEDFLTMSEGSDMRGIFDFEIEVPETDASEFKLSLYGASGKDGSPTGLVTHTFTIK; from the coding sequence ATGAGGAAAAACATATTTAATAAATCAGGTAGAAAGAAGTTAAAACAATTAACTTTAATCGCAATGGTAATAGCACTAGCTGTTACTCCTTTAGCTGCTTGTAAACACACTGACGAAGATACGAATAAAACTACATCCAATACTACTTCAATGCAAGAAGATTCAGATACAAGCACTACAACTAGCGAAAGTACAGAGAAGACAACAGAGGCAACTACAACTCAGGCTGAACCTCAAGAAGAGATGAAAGTAAATCTGTACTACATTAAAGAAGCGACAGTTAATGGTGGCCAAGGCGTACAAGATAATCAAGCTGATGGTGAAAAATCATACTATTTAGTCAGAGAAACTCACACTATTCCAAAAACAGAAGCTGTTGCAAAAGCAGCTCTAGAAGAGTTATTGAAGAATGATGCACAAACTGAAGGCGCTTTCGTATCTTTCCGTGAAGATCAAAAAATCCTAGGAGTAGATATAGAGAATGGTGTAGCTACAGTCAATTTGTCACCTGAATATTTATTGCAAGAACAGAGTGGTAATGCAGAAACATATTCTATATTGGCAATGGTTAATACTCTCACAGAGTTCCCTTCTATAGAAGAAGTTAAGTTCCTTGTTGATGGTGAAGAGGCTCAAGTAGGAGGCCTTGCTGGTATAAAAGTTCCGGAGAAATTGGTTAGAAATTTAAGCTTAGTCTTAGAACCTGAGATTTGGATTAACACTCCAGAAGATGGTGCAGTTTTATCAGGCAACAAGATAAGGGTAGAAGGTTCTGCCATGGTTTTTGAGAAGACATTACATTATAAACTTGAAGATAAAGATGGAAATGTTTTAGTTGAAGATTTCCTGACTATGTCAGAAGGATCAGACATGAGAGGAATTTTTGACTTCGAAATTGAAGTGCCTGAGACTGATGCAAGTGAGTTTAAATTATCATTGTACGGAGCGAGTGGTAAGGACGGTTCACCAACAGGTTTGGTAACTCACACATTCACAATCAAATAA
- a CDS encoding DIP1984 family protein has product MKLAQALQIRSDLQNKALDLRTRLENNATYQEGEPTAEDPLKLIEELEGVISSLETYVYRIHKTNNETITADGSISELLAKRDALALKRSIYENFLNTASDISPRYSRTEIKTFPSVNVSELRKKADAIAKELRELDLLIQEANWTIELL; this is encoded by the coding sequence ATGAAACTTGCACAAGCATTACAAATCAGAAGTGACCTGCAAAACAAAGCATTAGACCTTAGAACTAGATTAGAGAACAATGCGACCTATCAAGAGGGTGAACCAACTGCGGAGGATCCTTTGAAGTTGATTGAAGAGTTAGAAGGTGTAATTTCTAGTTTAGAGACTTACGTTTATAGAATACATAAGACAAACAATGAAACAATTACTGCAGATGGATCTATATCTGAACTTTTAGCAAAGCGAGATGCTCTGGCATTAAAAAGAAGCATTTATGAGAATTTCCTAAATACTGCATCTGACATAAGTCCAAGATATAGTCGAACAGAGATCAAGACATTCCCATCTGTAAATGTAAGTGAACTTAGAAAAAAAGCTGATGCAATTGCAAAAGAACTAAGAGAACTTGATTTGCTAATCCAAGAGGCTAATTGGACGATAGAATTGTTGTAA
- a CDS encoding DUF2079 domain-containing protein has product MDSRSSHNNVYISNRGTKLGFRGELFIQAYFLLQALVLFIYGLQISDLSAKLFNPNFAFFQFSLYCLILSLLYLTETIVLNKRPELAKSKTELKNKEKYFSVLTFMFWALTIALKTNLWHLVAGLCLIAISYAYYNKAWGKAFNISFSILLVLLIQKLWQKDNSLPESFSGVAEYKYDIQIIKTYVLAVFLIVFTIFCIYVSYKYLANKQEKLDISKESSNKKLKVVTITLSVLALLIILTTQLYLWARLRSYSVSTYDMGIFTQMYHSIIRNGKPLSTVERDFQTSHFNIHVSPTLYLLVPLFKLFPYPETLQLSQIFVVYIALIPFLLLAKEYGLRSYKLVLAGAIFSLQPAFLLSNYYDFHENIFLAPCIMFLIYFIYKGNYIGIIISGLLLLGVKEDAVIYFVAIAIYLFIGYKDKKVTKLDYKKARLLAVFMIVVGVIVFTVNILYLRNFGTGDMSGRFSNLMPNEKYGLPGIILTLIFNPSFYLLTIFLPRKFIFLFLTLMFMGFLPLFIRRFSGLALLLPLLIINLSSNYAYQFELFFQYNYGSHLMLIILALIVVTDNLFDKKEDLSHEFSSHAEGKAKRISSVLISKNNLIDLGLIIAVTASVIINVYCLNNRSSTILKALIPSYRIEEYDKVLPKIPRDEIIWADPFFTTYLADTEFLYDLDHHKYKEGEQLPRYIVMPKIKINTLEDDIQLLIDEKYMLDDISGDYISVYKLME; this is encoded by the coding sequence ATGGATAGCAGAAGTTCTCATAATAATGTTTATATTAGTAATAGAGGTACTAAACTTGGATTCAGAGGTGAACTGTTTATCCAAGCGTACTTTTTGTTGCAAGCTCTTGTATTATTTATCTATGGTTTACAAATATCAGATTTAAGTGCTAAATTATTTAATCCAAATTTTGCTTTTTTTCAGTTTTCTTTATACTGTTTAATATTATCTCTACTTTATTTAACAGAGACAATAGTATTAAATAAGCGTCCTGAGTTAGCAAAATCGAAAACAGAATTAAAAAATAAAGAAAAGTATTTTTCTGTTCTAACTTTTATGTTCTGGGCACTAACTATTGCACTAAAAACTAATCTCTGGCATTTAGTAGCTGGATTATGTTTAATAGCAATATCGTATGCATATTACAACAAGGCTTGGGGTAAGGCTTTTAACATTAGCTTCTCAATCTTATTAGTATTACTTATTCAGAAGTTATGGCAAAAAGATAATTCTCTTCCGGAAAGTTTCTCAGGAGTTGCAGAATATAAGTATGATATTCAAATAATAAAAACTTATGTTTTAGCAGTATTTTTAATTGTATTTACTATTTTTTGCATATATGTATCTTATAAATATTTAGCGAATAAACAAGAGAAACTTGATATTTCTAAAGAAAGTTCAAATAAAAAACTCAAGGTAGTGACTATTACTTTATCTGTCTTAGCATTATTAATTATTCTTACTACTCAACTATACTTATGGGCTAGATTAAGATCGTATTCTGTTTCAACTTATGATATGGGTATATTTACGCAAATGTATCACAGTATTATTAGAAATGGGAAACCGTTAAGTACAGTTGAACGAGATTTTCAAACAAGCCACTTTAATATACATGTCTCGCCGACTTTATATTTATTAGTTCCGCTGTTTAAATTGTTCCCATATCCAGAGACATTACAATTATCCCAAATTTTTGTTGTTTACATCGCATTGATTCCTTTCTTATTATTGGCAAAAGAATATGGTTTAAGATCTTATAAATTAGTTTTAGCCGGAGCAATTTTTTCATTGCAACCAGCATTTTTGCTTTCTAATTATTATGACTTCCATGAAAATATATTTCTGGCACCATGCATAATGTTTTTGATTTACTTCATTTATAAAGGAAATTATATTGGTATCATAATTTCCGGATTGCTTTTGCTGGGTGTAAAAGAAGATGCTGTAATTTACTTTGTAGCCATAGCAATTTACTTATTTATCGGATATAAGGATAAGAAGGTTACAAAGTTAGATTATAAAAAAGCACGTTTACTTGCTGTTTTTATGATTGTTGTGGGGGTAATAGTTTTCACAGTGAACATACTATATCTGAGAAACTTCGGTACAGGTGATATGTCGGGAAGATTTTCAAACCTAATGCCAAATGAAAAGTATGGTTTACCAGGAATAATACTCACTTTAATCTTCAATCCAAGTTTTTACTTGCTGACAATATTTTTACCAAGGAAATTTATCTTCTTATTTTTGACTCTTATGTTCATGGGATTTTTGCCGCTGTTCATTAGAAGATTTTCGGGTTTGGCATTGCTTTTGCCGTTATTGATAATAAATTTAAGCAGCAACTATGCCTATCAATTTGAGCTATTTTTCCAATACAATTATGGATCGCATTTAATGTTGATAATTCTTGCTTTGATTGTAGTTACAGATAATTTATTTGATAAAAAAGAAGATCTATCTCATGAGTTTAGTTCACATGCTGAAGGAAAGGCAAAGCGAATAAGTTCAGTTTTAATAAGTAAAAATAATTTAATTGACTTAGGACTTATCATAGCGGTAACTGCTTCAGTAATTATAAATGTTTATTGCTTAAATAATCGCAGCTCAACAATACTAAAGGCGTTGATACCAAGTTATAGGATAGAAGAGTATGACAAAGTCTTGCCAAAAATACCTAGAGATGAAATTATTTGGGCAGATCCTTTCTTTACTACATATCTTGCCGATACTGAGTTTTTGTATGATTTAGATCATCATAAGTATAAGGAAGGTGAGCAGCTACCTCGATATATTGTGATGCCAAAGATTAAAATCAATACTCTTGAAGATGATATACAGCTGTTAATTGACGAAAAATATATGCTTGATGACATTTCAGGTGATTATATTTCTGTTTATAAATTAATGGAATAA
- a CDS encoding prealbumin-like fold domain-containing protein, with product MRKDDFYSKQAMKKKALSLSLVFLFILSFLGQNTLLQAEPEVAGQDKTNAVYNVGVEASQGGKTVGDLSNLNLESSFNLKFSFMFKIVNDENIGDYINQGLENEKEQVNEKDIANIYLGENIKAADEAKLTTPVYEVKSGQKVGVISIFNDDSGKTFAKMEFLSDPKDPKGQFDYEPEDLQQLTVEFEGMFEALRGKDNHGTGDKKFIKILEKEIELPSQEKVEKFTLNKSGAQIGMDNIMWTIKASRTVDSQKADIAGNKIVDNLSNVGEVVPGSFKINNKAVEDKDIYNSATKTIEYTFPEGSEGEQVITFETKIPWGDKAKVTVENKVQLVKPEGEPEEHIAKVEPSKAPQISKTFKGVDVNIDNNEKALLWEIRAGKAGFSYGPTWISDVFLGKENAPKPTRVEVTVEKLNAEGKWEIINLDDSFVNAKDKPAPQMKEDDPCPAIPDKYTKSEIYDFGENAFTSKIKDDEYAVKSTNWFFLPNLNGEIKITFKQIYATDAVIESNAIKNTAEIYNCGIYYTPINPPIFVGLGSISKHAVTSGEYNVYGTAPLFRQGIFPWNINVDLSKAFVDENVSVYEVFFYGSEEELKANKTKLTLNEEDIAKLPEGTFTKLMENNVNVNLAYVKDSIKSNNSEDKLKVDVYPLMLNGEQVGEVVRVSGFRESKKYELEIQTQIQDFYEKAHGKSHYDTGIMSNTAILAMGKAESLKLLPATDYDRFDANLFRKTVLNYDVDLNDLKSVWQVKDASYGSIYTDYYKKVDPAKTFNYKDRTSFFRININPFGTNWEEYLKDVKNKPETLPNYDKVVLTDNLPDDWKLVPVDDSGAMFAVYEASPSELIQIEYSISYGGSPGQKRNLRDPQATRRLSDAEIKNLLTFDEAKKEWTFNNIDGKSYMVVAKAQLDKAAFEKLTENMSQPDEAHAYINNAQIQANNELPRNASDNMNVKSELLSKKQPVWKGADAEGTASLEWTIEHKPYLKDYKSVELTDVLDENLYVPVNEKGQLDLNTIKVEYSSELGPDGEYSNYQEAMVTAMNSKDSNTVQAIYDAKTHELKFNLPDNKDPKNPRAWKITYLTYLEPLNIDRDTVKNIVKFQSALGGSEAQGEWEEQLKDNKAWASLKKYPVYVFQKMGKADKDSNYAPLAGATFELYFNKEVVNTKVSRNDGKIIFVNLKPGEYELKETVAPEGYKIIEKTIKFTITTDGKLELSKTNPDSVKGEGSRLNPVLVYNELRPEETTTETTATTGTKPSKPSEGTKSSSSTKPSTPKDVTGTGESINISAIVGLAAIASAAVLILIAKRREE from the coding sequence ATGAGGAAAGATGATTTTTATAGCAAGCAAGCTATGAAAAAGAAAGCTTTGTCTTTAAGCTTAGTATTTTTGTTTATTTTATCTTTTTTAGGACAAAATACTTTGCTACAAGCAGAGCCAGAAGTGGCTGGACAGGACAAAACAAATGCTGTTTATAATGTAGGTGTTGAAGCTTCTCAAGGTGGAAAAACAGTTGGCGATTTAAGCAACTTAAACCTAGAGAGCTCTTTTAATTTGAAGTTTTCTTTCATGTTCAAAATTGTTAATGATGAAAACATAGGAGATTATATAAATCAAGGTCTAGAAAATGAAAAAGAGCAAGTAAATGAGAAAGATATTGCAAATATTTACTTAGGAGAGAATATTAAGGCTGCAGATGAAGCAAAATTGACAACTCCAGTCTATGAAGTTAAATCAGGTCAAAAAGTTGGTGTAATCAGTATATTTAATGACGATTCTGGTAAAACTTTTGCAAAAATGGAGTTCTTAAGTGACCCTAAAGATCCAAAAGGACAATTTGATTATGAACCTGAAGATCTACAACAATTGACTGTAGAATTTGAAGGTATGTTTGAGGCATTGAGAGGTAAAGATAATCACGGCACTGGTGATAAGAAATTTATAAAAATTCTAGAAAAAGAAATTGAATTACCTAGCCAAGAAAAAGTTGAGAAGTTTACTCTAAATAAATCTGGTGCACAAATAGGAATGGATAACATTATGTGGACCATTAAAGCTTCAAGAACAGTAGATAGCCAAAAGGCTGATATAGCTGGAAACAAAATAGTTGATAATCTAAGCAATGTTGGTGAAGTTGTACCAGGAAGTTTCAAGATTAACAATAAAGCTGTTGAAGATAAGGATATCTATAATAGTGCTACAAAAACTATAGAGTATACATTCCCTGAAGGTAGTGAAGGCGAACAAGTAATTACTTTTGAAACTAAGATCCCTTGGGGTGACAAGGCAAAAGTTACAGTAGAGAATAAAGTTCAACTCGTCAAGCCAGAGGGTGAGCCTGAAGAACACATTGCTAAAGTTGAGCCAAGCAAAGCTCCTCAAATTAGTAAGACTTTTAAAGGCGTAGATGTAAATATAGATAATAATGAAAAAGCTCTCCTCTGGGAAATAAGAGCAGGGAAAGCTGGCTTCAGCTATGGACCTACATGGATTTCTGATGTTTTCTTGGGTAAAGAAAATGCTCCTAAACCAACAAGAGTTGAAGTCACTGTTGAAAAATTAAATGCTGAAGGTAAGTGGGAAATAATAAATCTAGATGATTCATTTGTAAATGCTAAAGATAAACCTGCGCCTCAAATGAAAGAAGATGATCCATGTCCTGCAATACCAGATAAATATACTAAATCTGAAATTTATGATTTTGGTGAAAATGCATTTACTAGCAAAATAAAAGATGATGAGTATGCAGTTAAGAGTACAAATTGGTTCTTCCTACCTAACTTAAATGGTGAAATTAAAATTACTTTTAAACAAATTTATGCTACTGATGCAGTTATCGAATCAAATGCAATTAAAAATACTGCAGAGATATATAACTGTGGAATTTATTATACACCGATAAATCCACCTATATTTGTAGGTTTAGGAAGTATCAGTAAACATGCAGTAACTTCTGGAGAGTATAACGTTTATGGAACTGCACCTTTATTTAGACAGGGCATTTTTCCATGGAATATTAATGTTGACTTAAGTAAGGCTTTCGTAGACGAAAATGTTTCTGTCTATGAAGTATTCTTTTACGGCAGTGAAGAGGAATTAAAAGCGAACAAAACTAAGTTAACTTTAAATGAAGAAGATATAGCAAAATTACCTGAAGGAACATTTACTAAACTCATGGAGAATAACGTAAATGTAAACTTAGCATATGTAAAAGATTCAATTAAATCTAATAATTCTGAAGATAAGTTAAAAGTAGATGTTTATCCATTAATGCTAAATGGTGAACAAGTAGGTGAAGTCGTTAGAGTTTCTGGTTTCAGAGAAAGTAAAAAATATGAATTAGAGATTCAAACTCAGATTCAAGATTTCTACGAAAAAGCTCATGGGAAATCGCATTATGACACTGGGATCATGAGCAATACAGCCATACTTGCAATGGGCAAGGCTGAGTCATTAAAACTTCTACCTGCAACAGACTATGATAGATTTGATGCGAACTTATTTAGAAAAACAGTTTTGAATTATGATGTTGATCTAAATGATTTAAAATCTGTATGGCAAGTTAAAGATGCATCCTATGGGTCTATTTACACTGATTACTATAAGAAAGTCGATCCAGCAAAGACCTTTAATTATAAGGATAGAACAAGCTTCTTCCGTATTAATATAAATCCATTTGGTACTAACTGGGAGGAGTATCTAAAAGATGTCAAGAATAAACCAGAGACATTACCAAATTACGACAAGGTAGTGCTAACAGATAACTTACCAGATGATTGGAAATTAGTGCCAGTAGATGATAGCGGTGCAATGTTCGCTGTCTATGAAGCTAGTCCGTCAGAATTAATTCAAATTGAATATAGTATTTCTTATGGTGGTAGTCCTGGACAAAAGAGAAATTTACGTGATCCTCAAGCAACCAGAAGACTTAGTGATGCTGAAATTAAAAATCTCTTGACCTTTGATGAAGCGAAAAAAGAATGGACTTTTAATAACATCGATGGAAAATCTTACATGGTAGTTGCCAAGGCTCAATTAGATAAAGCAGCTTTTGAAAAGCTTACAGAAAATATGTCACAACCAGATGAAGCGCATGCTTACATTAACAATGCACAAATTCAGGCAAACAATGAATTGCCAAGAAATGCAAGTGATAACATGAATGTTAAATCTGAGTTATTGAGCAAGAAACAACCAGTATGGAAGGGTGCTGATGCAGAAGGTACAGCATCTCTAGAATGGACTATTGAACATAAACCATATTTGAAAGACTATAAGTCAGTAGAGTTAACTGACGTTTTAGATGAGAACCTTTATGTTCCTGTAAACGAAAAAGGTCAATTAGATCTAAACACTATTAAAGTTGAATACTCTTCAGAACTAGGACCTGATGGTGAATATAGTAATTATCAAGAAGCAATGGTAACTGCTATGAATTCTAAAGATTCTAATACAGTACAAGCTATATATGATGCTAAGACGCATGAGTTGAAGTTCAACCTTCCTGATAATAAAGATCCTAAGAATCCTAGAGCATGGAAGATTACATATCTAACATACTTAGAACCACTAAATATTGATAGAGATACTGTTAAGAATATAGTTAAATTCCAATCAGCTCTAGGTGGTTCAGAAGCTCAAGGTGAGTGGGAAGAACAATTAAAAGATAATAAAGCCTGGGCTAGCTTGAAGAAATATCCAGTTTATGTATTCCAAAAAATGGGTAAAGCAGATAAAGATAGTAATTATGCACCTCTAGCAGGAGCAACATTTGAATTGTATTTCAACAAAGAAGTGGTAAATACAAAAGTCAGTAGAAATGATGGAAAAATTATCTTTGTCAATTTAAAACCTGGTGAATATGAGCTTAAAGAAACTGTAGCTCCTGAAGGTTATAAGATAATTGAAAAAACAATTAAGTTTACAATTACAACTGATGGCAAGTTAGAACTAAGCAAGACTAATCCAGATAGTGTTAAGGGAGAAGGAAGCAGACTTAACCCAGTACTAGTTTATAATGAACTTAGACCTGAGGAAACTACTACAGAAACAACTGCAACAACAGGAACAAAACCAAGTAAACCAAGTGAAGGTACAAAGAGTAGCTCAAGTACAAAACCTTCAACTCCTAAAGATGTAACTGGAACTGGTGAGAGTATTAATATCTCAGCTATAGTAGGTTTAGCTGCAATAGCTTCAGCTGCAGTACTAATTTTAATCGCAAAGAGAAGAGAAGAGTAG